A window of Glycine soja cultivar W05 chromosome 2, ASM419377v2, whole genome shotgun sequence genomic DNA:
TTTGCAATTAGCTTCCTTGTAAAGTTGTGATTTGTGGCATCTGTGTTGTTGAAAAAAGTATTTGCACTCCCCTCGTTGCCTGCCACTTTTGCAACTTTTCATGTTATCATTTAGTGATATCTACCAACAACATATTGGATGTGGCAGAGATGATATTCCTAAGGAGACATGCAAAAATGTTGTTCAAATAACATGGCTTAAGTGAAAACTTGCTGTAGTATACAAATGGTGACTGttacattttgtttttcatcccATGATCAGCTGTTATTGTTTCACTGTGTGTCATATTCTATATATTTGTATATCTAAGCCTCTTTGAGAACTATGGATATTATGTGTTTTTCCCTGAGGTCAGGAGGATGTAAGAACATTTGGTGGGGTGGGGTGGATCCATTGGAATGTTTGCTTGCATGGAAGAgacattattatttttgcagTTCTTGCTCTTTGCTCAATTTTATACTCAAGTGGAAATAGTATGAAATGAGTATTGACTtttgatacaattttttttttcctattaagaTGCAAAAGTTTCATCTTATGTGCACAGTGTTAAATACACTTTCTTCAACCTTTATTCATCTATGAAAACGAACTCCAATATAGCATTTGAGAGCATGCATATGATTCTAGTTTCTCTTACTATACAAAAGAAGCAAAGCAGATCTGCATTGAAACATGATAAGGATTGTCTACTTACTGTAATATTAGTAACATGAAAGAATTACTATTATTGAGTATTCTAGTTATTGCCAAGCCTTAATCTGCTTCTTATTGTCATCATGCAGCCTGGTCCAAGGGACTCTCTTCTTCAATGCTATATTAAACGAAATCGCAGTAATCAAACATATTATCTGTTTCTTGGTTTAAACCAAGGTGAGCACTACCggacatttaaatttaatgtgtgATTAACTGCTTTCTAAACATCATGATACATGCTGGATGTGCAGTCATCCTTTTCCCCTGTAGCTTGTACTAAACTACTAGTATAATATTAAGTGAAGAGcttcctttttcctttcttctaatttcctttgatttttattatcttGCAGCCTCAACTGATGAAGGCAAGTTCCTTCTTTCTGCACGCAAGTGCCGACGTGCAACTCACACTGACTATATTATCTCTCTAAACTGTGATGATGTATCAAGAGGGAGTAGTACCTATATTGGAAAGTTGAGGTATTTTAGCTGATATTTGACATGACTTGTTAATCACTATCTTGCAGGCCTAAAAAATGActcttttttctcatttatattAGATCAAACTTTCTTGGCACCAAATTCACAGTGTATGATGCACACCCTCCAATTTATGGAGCCAAAGTTACAAAGTCTCGTTCCACCAGGCTAGTTAGTCTCAAGCAAGTTTCTCCAAGAGTTCCTGCTGGCAACTATCCCATTGCTCATGTGTCATATGATCTGAATGTTTTGGGCTCTAGGTATTACTGTTGTTACTACAAAAGTGTCTGTTTgggtaataaaattatttgcatTGGCAATcagtaaatgaaaatatttggtGAATTTTTCCATGTTATTGATTGTTCTTAGCTTTCCTTTCAAGAGGTGGGTCTATTGATTAGTTGTCAAAATGTTAACTAACAGGGGCCCTAGAATAATGCAATGTGTTATGGATGCCATCCCTGCCTCAGCTGTTGAACCTGGAGGTGTGGCCCCAACACagactcaatttcttcatagcagAATTGATACTTCTCCATCCATCCCTTTCTTTAGATCAAAATCAACCCGGATGGACAATCTCCCAACAGTACCTTTGACTTGTCAAAATGAGGGGACACTGGTATTACGAAACAAGTCCCCAAGGTGGCATGAACACCTTCAATGCTGGTGTCTGAACTTCAATGGGCGAGTGACAGTTGCTTCAGTTAAAAATTTCCAGCTGGTTGCTTCTCCCAAAAATGGAGTTTCTGAGCAGGCTCAGGAAAATGTAATTCTACAGTTTGGAAAAGTTGGAAAGGATGTATTCACCATGGATTATCAGTATCCAATCTCTGCCTTTCAAGCATTTGCAATATGCCTTAGCAGCTTTGACACCAAGATTGCTTGTGAATGATTGCTGGCATAGACAGGTTGGTATACTCAGTGCTAATAGAATAGTACCAATAAGTCTAgcaaaaaacattatttaataaGAGTCGGTATTTTAACCTGGATTTAGTTGGTTCAACTTCAGTATGTTAGCATGTGAATTCGTTTATATGTCAACCAGAAGAGCTTTATCAACAAAATGTCAATATGCAAGTTAGGAATTCTTGAGTGACTTGTTATAATGTTGTTGGAGCCACCTTATTGTCAAAAAAAATGTATCTGGGTTTATTTGTGACAATTAGTCAACCTTACAATTTACATAATGATTAGGTTCACATTTAGGCCTTTTGTGTAATGTAAGGCTCACAAAGTTGCTATTTTTTACTTGGCAGATGTTAACCAGTCGTGCTGCTGATTGGAATTGCAGAAACAGTGATGCGGGTCAAATACCGACTATAGATTTTTCTGCTTTTCTATTTAGTACAACCAAGTTTCAGAATCCCCCTCCCCTTCCCTTTCTTTTTATCTATTGTATATATGGTTGTTTGTGTGCATTATATTTAACCAGCGCTGATTTGTATGTTATGTTTTTTGTGTGCCAGTTTGCAGAcgaaatttctttctttttttttttttttgagtttgtAGATGACCTTGGTTGTGATTGGTTTGTGAGCTTTCTGGCTGTTTTTGTTTGATGTCTTTGGCTTTTGCAATATACACCTGCATTTGAAGAGACAAACACATCCAAGGAAATCCTAAAATTGAGTGCAAATTTTTGCCCTCAAGTCTTGATTGACATTTAATACCAAATGGAAAGGGTAATTTTGGTGTGGGCTTATAATAATCTCCGACGTTCTATTTGTTGAGCAATAATACGCACtaaaaataactatatttaCTTTCTTTGAACTTTTAAAACATTTACAGaataaatgaaatggaaaatgaACTTAATTAACAGTGTTAGTTGTTGAGAAAAATGGTGGATCACTTGGTATGCCTTGAACTGAAAAAAAGGTtgctttagtttttttatttgaagactTTAGAAGTCTCTCTTGTAGCACGAAAAAGcatgaaaaataatgaaaatgataataattaaggATCTTATTAATCAGTGTTcttagaatattaattaaaaattttaaaaagaaaaatatttaatgtgtgAATCAtagaaaagtgaaaaaaaaaacccacagataatatatttttttgtcatctaatataaatatttttattttaagttttttaataaatattcttaggatATTAGGTAGTATTTGCCCACATTTAatgcttaaaaaataatacttgaaaTGGGACACCTTTGATTCATTGTTGGGTTTTGTATGAGAAAATGAGTGTCTTTTTTAGGCTTGttggaagagaatcaaatgctACACTACACGGGATACGCATAcccaaaaatgtgaaaaaagagGATACTACACAGCGAAAGCGCATACCATAAAAATGTGTAAGAAAGAAGACGAAAATAGTTTAGGTGTGGGGTAGCCTCTGTACAAAACACAGTGCCAGGGttgaaaatttgttaaaaaaaatccgTCAATTTATGCTATGCGCATGGGACACGTGGTGGAAAAAGGTAATATGGTACATCTTAATGGAGAAAGGTCTAAGgcctcaacatcaacatcaacctCCTATATCATATCATCAGCCTCTTTGGTGAGGTAAACCTGTTAAGAAATAATTAGATAATGAAGTCTCTTAAAAGTTGTAAAAATGAAGGGGGAGAGTCAATGTATATGTTAAGGCACATTATTCTTATTTAAAGATTTTGTGTGTGACTAATAAGCATTTATCATTACtatgatattatttatttagatttagtatttttattgaGTAGTATTAAGTAATCTATTATTTTGATCTATCATTGGCTCGCATTTCAGTTGCTAGCTTGGTTTTTATCCTTATGACTACTCAAAAGATGATTATCTTTAGGCCGATT
This region includes:
- the LOC114390638 gene encoding tubby-like F-box protein 3, translating into MSFRSIILERKGFEVKFGYSMRSRSQSHSDAIAQDSLVVLDGLKQSCWANMPPELLRDVLMRIEASEDSWPARKHVVACAGVCRSWREIMKEIVKSPQLSGKLTFPISLKQPGPRDSLLQCYIKRNRSNQTYYLFLGLNQASTDEGKFLLSARKCRRATHTDYIISLNCDDVSRGSSTYIGKLRSNFLGTKFTVYDAHPPIYGAKVTKSRSTRLVSLKQVSPRVPAGNYPIAHVSYDLNVLGSRGPRIMQCVMDAIPASAVEPGGVAPTQTQFLHSRIDTSPSIPFFRSKSTRMDNLPTVPLTCQNEGTLVLRNKSPRWHEHLQCWCLNFNGRVTVASVKNFQLVASPKNGVSEQAQENVILQFGKVGKDVFTMDYQYPISAFQAFAICLSSFDTKIACE